In Roseovarius indicus, one genomic interval encodes:
- a CDS encoding acyl-CoA dehydrogenase family protein, protein MDFSDSPEEAAFRAKAREWLDANATLRDGSEKAQDHFMARDADEVARARDWQARKAEAGWAGLTWPRAFGGRDATPIEQVIWNQEEGRYAVPPNAFLIGIGLVGPTVMIHGTEDQKTAVLPRALTGEDIWCQLFSEPAAGSDLAGIRTRARRDGGDWVISGQKVWTSGAHYSSHGILLARTDPSVPKHKGMTMFLVDMSDPAIETRPIRQISGGASFNEVFIDDLRVPDSARLGGESEGWKVALTTLMNERFSISVGRASGGARAEELIDLAARVERNGRPAIEDGEVRARVADFIARQRGLEFTSYRVMTSLSRGEAPGEEGSIGKLLLGKLRQEMGAFGMELAGTAAGVSAAAGDDTARWRNEYLTAPGNRIAGGSDEIQRTIIGERILGLPPEIRVDKNVPFSEL, encoded by the coding sequence ATGGATTTTAGCGACAGCCCAGAAGAAGCCGCCTTTCGCGCAAAAGCGCGGGAATGGCTGGACGCCAACGCAACCCTGAGGGACGGCAGCGAGAAGGCTCAGGATCACTTCATGGCCCGCGACGCCGACGAGGTCGCGCGAGCGCGGGACTGGCAGGCCCGCAAGGCCGAAGCGGGCTGGGCCGGACTGACCTGGCCGCGCGCCTTCGGGGGCCGCGACGCCACGCCGATCGAACAGGTGATCTGGAACCAGGAGGAAGGGCGCTATGCCGTTCCGCCCAACGCCTTCCTGATCGGCATCGGGCTGGTCGGGCCGACGGTCATGATCCACGGCACGGAGGATCAGAAAACCGCGGTTCTGCCGCGCGCCCTGACCGGCGAGGACATCTGGTGCCAGTTGTTTTCCGAACCCGCCGCCGGCTCTGACCTGGCCGGCATACGGACCCGCGCGCGGCGCGATGGCGGCGACTGGGTGATTTCCGGCCAGAAAGTCTGGACCTCGGGGGCGCATTATTCCAGCCACGGCATCCTTCTGGCACGCACCGACCCGTCGGTGCCCAAACACAAGGGGATGACCATGTTCCTCGTGGACATGTCCGACCCGGCCATCGAAACGCGCCCGATCCGCCAGATCTCGGGCGGGGCCAGCTTCAACGAGGTATTCATCGACGACCTGCGCGTGCCGGACAGCGCCCGTCTGGGCGGCGAATCCGAAGGCTGGAAGGTGGCGCTGACGACGCTGATGAACGAACGGTTCAGCATCTCGGTCGGTCGCGCCAGCGGCGGCGCGCGCGCCGAGGAGCTGATCGACCTTGCCGCCCGCGTCGAACGCAACGGGCGCCCGGCCATCGAGGACGGCGAAGTGCGCGCGCGGGTCGCTGATTTCATCGCGCGGCAACGCGGACTCGAATTCACGTCCTACCGGGTCATGACGTCGCTTTCGCGCGGCGAGGCACCGGGGGAGGAAGGCTCGATCGGAAAGCTGCTGCTGGGCAAGCTGCGGCAGGAGATGGGCGCCTTCGGGATGGAACTGGCAGGGACTGCGGCGGGCGTGTCGGCGGCCGCCGGCGACGATACCGCGCGCTGGCGCAACGAGTATCTTACGGCGCCGGGCAACCGCATCGCCGGCGGGTCCGACGAGATCCAGCGCACGATCATCGGCGAGCGCATTCTTGGACTTCCGCCGGAAATACGCGTCGACAAGAACGTGCCGTTCTCGGAACTTTAG
- a CDS encoding TAXI family TRAP transporter solute-binding subunit, translating to MNFRWTSVAAVGCLAMAAPVGAQNIELPDIITWSAYDTGSAGHAHSIAIGNMMRNRFGTTIRVLPGRNDVSRMTPLKNGTVDYCLCGIASYFAGEGVFLFAAPKWGPQPIRAVIQAVGDYGLGVVVAADAGIETITDLKGKRVGRATSSPAIDVNMEGLLAFADLTWDNVEAVEFSGYVNSLKGILEDRVDAAFALTTTTVNYQIESSPRGIKWLETPAEDTEAWARYTKITPYVTPYMVSVGPGIDPKAPLPMAQYPYPILVTEADQDATEVRNIVAALDAGFDEFKDAAPGANAYAIDRQILSWVMPWSDGSVAYFKEKGMWTPEHQENQDKLLDRQRVLSEAWSGFVEGAPEGEEEFAAAWMKARAEALEAAGHEVYFR from the coding sequence ATGAACTTCAGATGGACAAGCGTCGCGGCTGTCGGGTGTCTGGCGATGGCCGCACCGGTCGGCGCACAGAACATCGAACTGCCCGACATCATCACCTGGTCGGCCTATGACACGGGATCAGCCGGCCACGCACATTCCATCGCCATCGGCAACATGATGCGCAACCGATTTGGAACGACGATCCGAGTGCTTCCGGGGCGCAACGATGTCTCGCGGATGACGCCTCTCAAGAATGGCACGGTGGATTACTGCCTGTGCGGAATCGCCTCCTATTTCGCCGGCGAGGGCGTGTTCCTGTTTGCTGCGCCGAAATGGGGGCCGCAGCCGATCCGGGCGGTTATTCAGGCTGTCGGCGACTATGGCCTGGGCGTGGTTGTCGCCGCCGATGCCGGCATTGAGACGATTACCGACCTCAAGGGCAAACGAGTCGGCCGCGCCACCAGTTCGCCCGCGATCGACGTCAACATGGAGGGTTTGCTGGCTTTTGCGGATCTGACATGGGACAATGTCGAAGCCGTTGAATTCTCGGGCTATGTGAATTCTCTCAAGGGCATCCTTGAGGATCGCGTCGATGCGGCCTTTGCGCTGACAACCACCACTGTGAACTACCAGATCGAGTCCAGCCCGCGGGGTATCAAGTGGCTTGAAACCCCCGCCGAGGATACCGAAGCCTGGGCCCGCTATACCAAAATAACGCCTTACGTGACGCCGTACATGGTGTCGGTCGGGCCGGGGATCGACCCCAAGGCACCGCTGCCCATGGCGCAATACCCCTATCCGATCCTCGTCACCGAAGCCGATCAGGATGCCACCGAGGTGCGCAACATCGTCGCCGCGCTTGACGCCGGTTTTGACGAATTCAAGGACGCGGCCCCCGGTGCCAATGCCTATGCAATCGATCGCCAGATCCTTAGTTGGGTGATGCCGTGGAGCGATGGAAGCGTCGCCTACTTCAAGGAAAAGGGCATGTGGACCCCGGAGCACCAGGAGAACCAGGACAAGTTGCTGGACCGGCAAAGGGTGCTCTCCGAAGCGTGGAGCGGTTTTGTCGAAGGCGCTCCCGAGGGTGAGGAAGAGTTTGCCGCCGCCTGGATGAAGGCACGCGCCGAGGCGCTTGAGGCAGCAGGCCACGAAGTCTACTTCCGCTGA
- a CDS encoding TRAP transporter permease, producing the protein MNVRLLEIHYLYVMLLLTLPLVYLVFPCSKTNPHGSTRWWDYFLALLALITCAFFVYYGRSVVNKGWDFAAPTHAVIASFAFWFLLLVAARRTGGWTLFVVILMFSIYPMIANYAPGPIQGFQRPPIETAIFHAMSGESVLGIPMRSFVNLVVGFMIFGVAMQHTGAGPFFIDLAFAALGHVRGGPAKVGVLTSALTGSMSGSVITNVLTTGSITIPAMKKVGFRPSYAAGIEAAASTGAVLMPPIMGATAFVMASFLLTDYTNIVVTAVLPSLLYFFGLFAQIDAYSARNGLKGVPRADLPRFGNVLREGWYFLAVFGLLIWMLLYLKREAIAPFYATALLIVLNQLLSKSRWGRQELMNFLAATGRLFVELVAILAAVGLIVGGLAVTGMSGTISNDLLFIAGGNTFLLLLLGALTSFILGMGMTVTAAYVILAVSLAPALIAGGLDPIGVHLFILYWSMLSYITPPVALAAFAAAAIAQARPFAAAYEAMKLGTIIYIVPFFFVLDPAYTLQAGFVDSALTILRAGIGVLLICAGLQGYLLGVGRIEPGPTGTIARLLLGIAGLAFALPSTAMLAIPIAAAVGVGIAVTALAAVIVTFSRNRKAT; encoded by the coding sequence ATGAACGTCCGACTGCTGGAGATTCATTACCTCTACGTGATGCTGTTGCTGACGTTACCGCTCGTCTACCTTGTCTTTCCATGCAGCAAGACAAACCCGCACGGGTCAACGCGATGGTGGGATTATTTTCTTGCCCTCCTCGCGTTGATAACTTGCGCATTCTTCGTCTATTACGGGCGCAGCGTGGTGAACAAAGGCTGGGATTTCGCGGCCCCCACCCATGCCGTGATTGCCAGCTTCGCCTTCTGGTTTCTGCTGCTCGTGGCGGCGCGGCGCACCGGCGGCTGGACGCTCTTTGTCGTCATCCTGATGTTTTCCATCTATCCTATGATCGCCAATTATGCGCCGGGACCGATCCAGGGATTCCAGCGCCCGCCGATTGAGACGGCGATCTTCCACGCCATGAGCGGCGAAAGCGTTCTGGGCATCCCGATGCGCAGTTTCGTCAACCTTGTTGTCGGCTTCATGATCTTCGGGGTTGCGATGCAGCACACCGGTGCGGGGCCGTTCTTTATCGACCTCGCCTTTGCCGCGCTCGGGCATGTGCGGGGCGGCCCTGCCAAGGTCGGCGTCCTGACCAGTGCGCTGACCGGATCCATGAGCGGCAGCGTCATCACCAATGTGCTTACCACCGGGTCTATCACCATTCCGGCCATGAAAAAGGTGGGCTTCCGGCCCAGCTATGCCGCCGGGATCGAGGCGGCGGCCTCGACCGGTGCGGTGCTGATGCCTCCGATCATGGGGGCCACGGCGTTTGTCATGGCGAGCTTTCTGCTGACGGACTACACCAACATCGTGGTTACGGCAGTGCTGCCCTCGCTGCTCTATTTTTTCGGTCTCTTCGCCCAGATCGACGCCTACTCGGCACGCAACGGGCTGAAGGGCGTGCCCCGCGCCGATCTTCCCAGATTCGGAAATGTACTGCGCGAGGGCTGGTATTTTCTCGCCGTCTTCGGGCTTCTCATCTGGATGCTGCTTTATCTCAAGCGCGAGGCAATCGCCCCGTTCTATGCGACCGCGCTGCTGATCGTTCTGAACCAGTTGCTGTCGAAATCGCGCTGGGGCCGGCAGGAGCTGATGAACTTCCTGGCGGCGACGGGGCGGCTGTTTGTCGAACTGGTGGCGATCCTCGCGGCGGTCGGGCTGATTGTCGGCGGACTGGCGGTGACCGGCATGTCCGGCACGATCTCCAATGATCTGCTTTTCATCGCGGGCGGCAACACCTTCCTGCTGCTGCTTCTCGGCGCCCTGACCAGTTTCATCCTCGGGATGGGCATGACGGTGACGGCCGCCTATGTCATCCTCGCGGTGTCTCTGGCCCCGGCCCTGATCGCCGGCGGGCTCGACCCGATCGGCGTGCATCTGTTCATCCTCTACTGGAGTATGCTGAGCTACATCACCCCACCCGTAGCGCTGGCGGCTTTCGCCGCGGCGGCGATTGCCCAAGCCCGGCCCTTCGCTGCGGCCTATGAGGCGATGAAGCTGGGCACCATCATCTATATCGTGCCCTTCTTCTTCGTCCTCGATCCTGCGTACACCCTCCAGGCAGGGTTCGTCGACAGTGCCCTGACAATCCTGCGCGCGGGTATCGGCGTTCTGCTGATCTGCGCCGGATTGCAGGGATACCTGCTGGGCGTCGGCCGTATCGAACCCGGTCCCACGGGCACGATTGCGCGGCTTCTGCTCGGGATTGCCGGTCTGGCCTTCGCCCTTCCCTCGACCGCGATGCTGGCAATTCCGATCGCTGCGGCGGTGGGCGTCGGTATAGCGGTGACGGCGCTGGCGGCGGTCATCGTGACGTTCTCGCGCAACCGAAAGGCCACCTGA
- a CDS encoding PaaI family thioesterase: MSAQNGKPEVPAPFNALLGVRFISWSDDMAELQLTITHDHLNGAFAVHGGVFATMLDNAVTFCAAFAGEGRPGHRCLTLSLTTSFVGPAVEGDVLTARARIVGGGRKLIFVQGEVVNQDGRRLAHGDAVIKRVTPPSGQPEPSGGN, from the coding sequence ATGAGCGCACAGAATGGCAAACCCGAGGTTCCCGCCCCGTTCAACGCCTTGCTGGGCGTCCGATTCATTTCCTGGTCCGATGACATGGCGGAATTGCAATTGACGATCACCCATGACCACCTGAATGGCGCCTTCGCGGTCCATGGCGGGGTTTTCGCAACCATGCTGGACAACGCGGTCACCTTCTGCGCGGCTTTTGCGGGCGAAGGCCGTCCCGGTCATCGCTGTCTGACGCTCTCTCTCACCACCAGCTTTGTCGGCCCGGCGGTCGAGGGCGACGTGCTGACGGCACGCGCGCGCATTGTCGGTGGTGGGCGCAAACTGATCTTCGTGCAGGGCGAGGTCGTCAATCAGGACGGGCGTCGTCTGGCACATGGAGATGCCGTGATAAAGCGGGTCACACCGCCCTCGGGCCAACCCGAGCCGAGCGGCGGAAACTGA
- a CDS encoding SDR family NAD(P)-dependent oxidoreductase yields the protein MINPMSLENQVVIVTGAGQGIGRGVAELAADLGARVVVNDLNEDGVKETTEKIGGNARALVGNVADPDFPEKLVKFSLDEFGDINGLVNNAGIVRAAMIHKMDRATWQQVIDVNLTGVFACLQAVGTYYRDQAQKDPDSSARRAIVNVSSDAGRRGTIGQINYGAAKSGVLGLTMSAAREWGRYGINVNSVCFGMVETPMTETIRSDKFADKYMAQIPMGRMSTPEEVAQPVCFLLSNAAAYITGQHLSVNGGYHIGF from the coding sequence ATGATCAACCCGATGTCATTGGAAAATCAGGTAGTGATCGTCACCGGCGCCGGACAGGGGATCGGTCGCGGCGTGGCGGAACTGGCGGCCGATCTGGGTGCCAGGGTCGTCGTGAACGATCTCAACGAAGACGGCGTCAAGGAAACCACCGAGAAGATCGGCGGCAATGCCCGCGCCCTCGTCGGGAACGTGGCCGACCCGGACTTTCCCGAGAAACTGGTGAAGTTCAGCCTTGACGAATTCGGGGACATCAACGGGCTGGTGAATAACGCCGGCATCGTGCGCGCCGCGATGATCCACAAGATGGACCGCGCCACATGGCAGCAGGTCATCGACGTCAATCTCACCGGTGTCTTCGCCTGCCTTCAGGCTGTGGGCACCTACTACAGGGATCAGGCCCAGAAGGACCCGGACAGCTCCGCACGCCGCGCCATCGTCAACGTCTCCTCCGATGCCGGCCGCCGCGGCACCATCGGGCAGATCAACTATGGCGCCGCCAAGTCCGGCGTGCTCGGCTTGACGATGAGCGCCGCGCGCGAATGGGGCCGCTACGGGATCAACGTCAACTCGGTCTGTTTCGGAATGGTCGAAACACCGATGACTGAAACGATCCGATCGGACAAGTTTGCCGACAAATACATGGCACAGATCCCGATGGGCCGTATGAGCACCCCTGAAGAAGTGGCGCAGCCGGTCTGTTTCCTGTTGTCCAACGCGGCAGCCTACATCACCGGCCAGCACCTGAGCGTGAACGGCGGCTACCACATCGGGTTCTGA
- a CDS encoding Zn-ribbon domain-containing OB-fold protein, which translates to MTGMEKGPGPDAVFAAKLAEGVFEIQKCGSCGTHVFHPRVICPACGSADLEWVTPSGKATIYARTVVRRKPERGGDYNVVLVDLEEGVRMMSRVDGIAHDEIAAGLRVIASIGEGADGQSAVVFRPEGGAG; encoded by the coding sequence ATGACAGGCATGGAAAAGGGTCCGGGGCCCGACGCCGTCTTTGCCGCCAAGCTGGCCGAGGGCGTCTTCGAGATTCAGAAATGCGGCAGCTGCGGCACGCATGTCTTTCATCCGCGCGTGATCTGCCCAGCCTGCGGCAGCGCAGACCTTGAATGGGTTACGCCCTCGGGCAAGGCTACGATCTATGCGCGGACAGTTGTGCGCCGAAAGCCCGAACGCGGCGGCGATTATAACGTGGTGCTGGTGGACCTCGAAGAAGGTGTTCGAATGATGTCGCGCGTTGACGGCATCGCGCATGACGAAATTGCCGCCGGGCTAAGGGTAATCGCGTCGATCGGCGAAGGCGCGGACGGTCAATCCGCTGTCGTGTTCCGGCCCGAAGGAGGTGCAGGATGA
- a CDS encoding thiolase produces the protein MSLRGKAAIVGAALAGCGEAHGKSAMEITVEAVHDALADAGVSLCDVDAIATCQPLDMLSGLTLAQELGLNPRFTMNNRMGGSSFLSHTLWAAMLLELRLADTVLIAYGSNQRTASGKLMTALGPPTYEAPYRPIFPLSSYALAADRHMTQFGTTREQLADVAVAARAWAQKNPEAFVRDPLTREDVIASRLVSDPLRVRDCCLVTDGGAALVMRRAETAKDHPRPPVYLLGGGEGTTHRDISEMPDLTVTGAAQSGAAAMEMAGARPSDIDVVELYDAFTINVILFLEDLGFCRKGEGGPFVESGGIAPGGHLPVNTNGGGLSCVHPGMYGIFTLVEAVRQLRGEAGDRQIDGAKLALAHGNGGVLSSQVTNILGTEATL, from the coding sequence ATGAGTTTGCGGGGAAAAGCCGCCATTGTCGGAGCGGCGCTGGCCGGCTGTGGCGAGGCCCATGGCAAGAGCGCGATGGAGATCACCGTCGAAGCCGTACATGACGCGCTGGCCGATGCCGGGGTCTCGCTTTGCGACGTCGACGCCATCGCAACCTGCCAGCCGCTGGACATGCTGTCGGGGCTGACGCTGGCGCAGGAACTGGGGCTGAACCCCAGGTTCACCATGAACAACCGCATGGGCGGCTCGTCGTTTCTGTCGCACACGCTCTGGGCCGCGATGCTGCTGGAGTTGCGGCTCGCCGACACGGTGCTGATCGCCTACGGGTCGAACCAGCGCACCGCCTCGGGCAAGCTGATGACCGCGCTCGGCCCGCCAACCTACGAGGCCCCCTACCGGCCGATATTCCCGCTGTCGTCCTACGCGCTTGCCGCGGACCGTCACATGACCCAATTCGGCACCACGCGGGAACAACTGGCCGACGTGGCGGTGGCCGCCCGCGCCTGGGCGCAAAAGAACCCCGAAGCGTTCGTTCGCGATCCGCTGACGCGCGAGGATGTCATTGCCTCGCGGCTGGTCTCGGATCCGCTACGGGTACGCGACTGCTGCCTTGTCACCGACGGTGGCGCCGCGCTGGTGATGCGGCGGGCCGAGACGGCGAAGGATCACCCCAGGCCACCGGTTTATCTGCTGGGGGGCGGCGAAGGCACCACCCACCGCGACATTTCCGAAATGCCGGACCTGACTGTGACCGGGGCCGCGCAGTCGGGTGCGGCGGCCATGGAAATGGCGGGCGCGCGCCCGTCGGATATCGACGTGGTGGAGCTTTACGATGCCTTCACCATCAACGTGATCCTGTTCCTTGAGGATCTGGGCTTTTGCAGGAAAGGCGAGGGCGGCCCCTTCGTCGAAAGTGGCGGCATCGCGCCCGGCGGTCATCTGCCGGTCAACACCAACGGCGGCGGGCTGTCCTGCGTGCATCCCGGCATGTACGGCATCTTCACGCTGGTCGAAGCGGTGCGGCAGCTGCGCGGCGAAGCCGGAGACCGCCAGATCGACGGCGCAAAGCTGGCCCTGGCCCACGGCAACGGCGGTGTCCTGTCCAGCCAGGTGACGAACATCCTGGGCACCGAAGCCACGCTCTGA
- a CDS encoding TRAP transporter small permease yields MSRIITYAATALAALMMVHVTLDVILSQFIAEPLPGTVDYVSYYYMVGLVFLPLPFVEYTNEHIKVDLIHDMLPTGARTAFDMLALALSAVFYGLLTWQTWIDAVEKYLIGEKSMGMAALTVWPGRFFLPLGAGLMVLLLLAKLTQRPFTDAGMAGPNHDMYE; encoded by the coding sequence GTGTCGCGGATCATCACCTATGCCGCGACGGCTCTGGCGGCCCTGATGATGGTCCATGTCACGCTCGACGTCATCCTGAGCCAGTTCATCGCAGAGCCACTGCCGGGAACGGTGGATTACGTGTCCTACTATTACATGGTCGGGTTGGTCTTTCTGCCGCTTCCCTTCGTCGAATATACCAACGAGCACATCAAGGTCGACCTGATCCACGATATGCTCCCGACAGGGGCGAGGACCGCTTTCGACATGCTGGCTCTGGCACTGTCTGCGGTGTTCTACGGGCTGCTCACCTGGCAAACCTGGATAGACGCTGTCGAGAAATATCTTATCGGGGAGAAATCCATGGGCATGGCCGCGCTTACCGTCTGGCCCGGCCGCTTCTTTCTGCCCCTTGGAGCGGGGCTGATGGTGCTGCTCTTGCTGGCGAAGCTGACCCAAAGGCCATTCACCGACGCTGGCATGGCTGGTCCCAATCACGACATGTACGAATAG
- a CDS encoding enoyl-CoA hydratase/isomerase family protein gives MESDITVERKDGLAVVSLNRPDKLNALTIEMRVELMESFRQMHTDPEIRAVLLRAEGRAFCAGADISTMGKDDVWGDRARLHRAHQMILSIYNCEKPVVVAVRGPAVGIGLSMALACDVLLLSETAKLGQVFRKIGLAPDGGAAFFLQNLIGRQRATDLAFSARLVPAQEALSLGLASQVHPDDALDDAAADYAADLAAGPTFALAGAKRLMRAALQPSLESFLETEAIIQGQIIKSADHAEGIEAFLSKRQPVFRGA, from the coding sequence ATGGAAAGTGACATCACAGTTGAACGCAAGGACGGTCTGGCCGTCGTGTCGCTGAACCGGCCGGACAAGCTGAACGCGCTGACCATTGAAATGCGGGTCGAGCTCATGGAGAGCTTCCGCCAGATGCACACCGACCCCGAGATCCGGGCGGTGCTGCTGAGAGCCGAGGGCCGTGCCTTTTGTGCGGGCGCGGATATTTCGACCATGGGCAAGGACGATGTCTGGGGCGACCGTGCGCGTCTGCACCGGGCGCACCAGATGATCCTGTCGATCTACAACTGTGAAAAGCCGGTGGTGGTGGCGGTGCGCGGTCCCGCGGTGGGGATCGGGCTGAGCATGGCCCTGGCCTGCGACGTCCTGCTGCTTTCCGAGACAGCGAAACTTGGTCAGGTCTTTCGCAAGATTGGCCTGGCCCCGGATGGCGGCGCGGCGTTCTTTCTTCAGAATCTGATCGGGCGACAGCGGGCGACAGATCTTGCCTTCTCTGCCCGGCTGGTGCCGGCGCAAGAGGCGCTGAGCCTGGGGCTGGCGAGCCAGGTGCATCCGGACGACGCGCTCGATGACGCCGCGGCGGACTATGCGGCAGACCTGGCGGCAGGCCCGACTTTTGCGCTGGCCGGAGCCAAGCGGCTGATGCGCGCCGCGCTGCAACCTTCGCTTGAGAGCTTTCTTGAAACCGAAGCCATCATCCAGGGACAAATCATCAAGAGCGCAGACCACGCCGAAGGCATCGAAGCCTTCCTGAGCAAGAGACAACCGGTATTTCGAGGGGCATAG
- a CDS encoding acyl-CoA dehydrogenase family protein, with protein sequence MGARGCNECEIHFDDVRVPAENIVTEGLAENSSGFVRPLGVYNGTRVGMGVLALGVAEGAFDLACDYMKTRRQFGKALSDMQGLQWMMSDMKVQIEAARSLCYTALSLIDRGQPDPTLSSIAKVQATEMAQRVTHDAMQMFGGYGYFGSLPLERMVRDVRMLTITGGTTQIHKNGIARALFAD encoded by the coding sequence ATGGGGGCGCGCGGCTGCAACGAATGCGAGATCCACTTTGACGACGTGCGAGTGCCGGCGGAGAACATCGTGACCGAGGGTCTGGCCGAGAATTCTAGCGGCTTTGTCCGTCCGCTGGGTGTCTATAACGGCACCCGCGTCGGCATGGGGGTTCTGGCGCTTGGCGTGGCCGAAGGTGCGTTCGACCTGGCCTGCGACTACATGAAAACGCGCCGCCAGTTCGGCAAGGCGCTGTCCGACATGCAGGGCCTGCAATGGATGATGTCGGACATGAAAGTGCAGATCGAGGCTGCCCGGTCGCTGTGCTACACCGCGCTGTCGCTGATCGACCGGGGCCAGCCCGATCCGACCCTGTCATCGATTGCCAAGGTCCAGGCCACCGAGATGGCACAGCGCGTAACCCACGACGCGATGCAGATGTTCGGCGGCTACGGTTATTTCGGCTCGTTGCCGCTGGAGCGGATGGTGCGGGACGTGCGGATGCTGACGATCACCGGAGGCACGACTCAGATCCACAAGAACGGGATCGCACGGGCGCTGTTTGCCGACTGA
- a CDS encoding acyl-CoA dehydrogenase family protein, with protein sequence MAAGRKFIAIAISEPEAGSAVTDLRTTATKDGDGWVLNGNKCWSTGAHVADYALVFCRFGKASGARGIGAFVVDLKKPGARIGHISLKMGGRGLTEAEIILENYKAGPEDVLVEGDPESSRSFALLMSSFGPERVGNAAMCVGLAQGAFEAAKEYSEIRHQFGRPINEFQGLQWKIADMATQIHAARLMVYRAATNPAPNGFPDPMDATMAKLYANEMAQRVTNEALQIHGHNGYTREYPLERMVRDARGFALGGGTVEILRNTIAAMVYGHSFNQRRGG encoded by the coding sequence ATGGCGGCGGGCAGGAAATTCATCGCCATCGCCATCAGTGAACCCGAGGCGGGGTCCGCGGTCACCGATCTGCGCACCACGGCCACCAAGGATGGCGACGGCTGGGTGCTGAACGGCAACAAGTGCTGGTCCACCGGCGCCCATGTGGCCGATTACGCGCTGGTCTTCTGCCGGTTCGGCAAGGCCAGCGGGGCAAGGGGGATCGGCGCTTTCGTTGTCGATCTGAAGAAACCCGGCGCGCGGATCGGCCACATATCGCTGAAAATGGGCGGTCGGGGCCTGACCGAGGCCGAGATCATCCTTGAAAACTACAAGGCCGGCCCCGAGGACGTGCTGGTTGAGGGGGATCCCGAAAGCTCGCGCTCCTTCGCGCTGCTGATGAGCAGTTTCGGCCCCGAGCGTGTGGGCAATGCGGCGATGTGCGTGGGGCTGGCGCAAGGTGCCTTCGAGGCGGCCAAGGAATATTCGGAGATCCGCCATCAGTTTGGCCGCCCGATCAACGAATTTCAGGGCCTCCAATGGAAGATCGCCGACATGGCGACACAGATCCATGCGGCACGGCTGATGGTCTATCGCGCCGCCACCAACCCCGCGCCGAACGGCTTTCCCGACCCGATGGATGCAACCATGGCCAAGCTCTACGCCAACGAAATGGCGCAACGGGTCACGAACGAGGCGCTGCAGATCCACGGCCACAACGGCTATACGCGTGAATACCCGCTGGAACGCATGGTGCGTGACGCGCGCGGCTTCGCGCTTGGCGGTGGCACCGTTGAGATCCTGCGCAACACCATTGCCGCCATGGTCTATGGCCACAGTTTCAACCAACGGCGGGGAGGGTAG
- a CDS encoding acyl-CoA dehydrogenase family protein, producing the protein MFKLDPELEDFRSEARKLAEREFAPKAAYWEDKEEFPAANRDKLAELGYLGMFIPEEYGGSGAPVVQGTVFLEEMARVCFNTALVSQLYLNGPSRAISVLGNDE; encoded by the coding sequence ATGTTCAAGCTCGATCCGGAACTGGAAGATTTTCGCTCGGAGGCCCGCAAGCTGGCCGAACGGGAATTCGCCCCAAAGGCCGCCTATTGGGAAGACAAAGAGGAATTTCCCGCCGCCAACCGCGACAAGCTGGCCGAGCTTGGCTATCTGGGCATGTTCATCCCCGAGGAATACGGCGGCTCCGGCGCGCCGGTGGTGCAGGGCACCGTCTTTCTGGAGGAAATGGCGCGGGTCTGTTTCAACACCGCGCTGGTCTCGCAGCTTTACCTGAACGGTCCGTCGCGGGCGATCAGCGTTCTGGGCAACGACGAATAG